The DNA segment gaggaaaatgcAAAGGTTTCTCATATCTTTTTTAATACAGCTACATGATATCTTTTCCTATACAGTGTTACTTTTCAAAGTTTTCATATGAAACAGGGCTCCCCTTTCATTACATGCTGTCTGAAGCAAAACATTTCCTGTGGGATGAAGATGCATTGCTAACAATTATAGGTTTCATGTATGACCCTGGTGTACCACTCAGTTCCTCCTGCTGTGTTTCCATACCTGCATAATGGAGTAGTTTTGTATAGTGGTGATACTAggaataaaaattcatttataGAACAATGAATTGTGCTGTACTCAAGCTCTTAAAACCATGACTAAATAGAAATCTATTTCAATCCTTGATACATAGTCTTTCCAAGAAAACTTTCCTGCCTACATGGATGGGAGGACAAGCTGTCATAACAGCTTTTACTAAAACTAGAAGCCAAATGGATTAAGATGTTTCAATGAATTGAGTAATGCAATACAGGACTTGTGCCTTCCTTGACACTAAAACCTGAAGCAATGTGACAAAGTATAGCAGCCAATTCAGAAACAATACAATTTCTTTCCAGTAGATCACATGCCATTATCTACTGTCTctgatttttgcctttttaagaGATACCTGGTAGTTTTACAGTGGCATATAAGATAATATTTCACCTGCCTGAGATTAATTACAAGAAATCAGCCTGAGTGCACCTGAAGACAAACTTTGTCGGCAAATATGATCTCCCCAAGACCACGGTTAGGCAATATGAGGAGTATCCTGCACTGATGCTACCAACAGTATCTGTGGTCTGGACACAGTAAGACTTTCAGGGCTGTAAAATGGTCCACTCAATGCTTTCTGCACTGCTGGTCCAGCACCAGCATTTGGAGAAAATGAAGACAATGACAATAAAATTCTCATATTTGAAAATCCAACACTACATACCACAGAACTTTCAAAATAGGAAAGACACTGTTTCCAGCTCCACAACCAACCtaagtcagaagaaaaacataatgttaaaataaatgagcaaataaaaccttttttgctatttttgtcTTAAATTAGTTAGTAGGTAGGATCCGTTAGACTTAAAGGTATGTTGGATGAAAAAGGTATAAACAACTCATACCACAATTCTCAAATCATTTATATGATCATGTTTCTCCTCAATATCTTTCTAAAGTTAAAGAGAAAATCCATCTCTCAAACTGCATAAGAAAATGCAACATTCTCATCCAATTTCACCATTTGGAAAGAACGTGTCAAGTGCTTGCACTTTCAGacaaagcacttaaaaataagTTTCCTTAGGAAATTAGAAACTCAGCTTCCAATGAAAATGGAATCCAACTACCTAGCCCTATTCTGACTTGGGAGAAACTCTAAAGGGAAAGCAGAGTCCAGATCCTAGGGTTCTCTGAAAGTTTCTGTCGTAAATGAATGTAGTATGTTAAATTCTCAGTGCTTACTTTCTTGATACTTACTAAGCGTCTTTATCAGATTTTTGAGCAATTAAGTAGAGCACTATATGATAAGTAGAACATTTGCAGTGCATTACCTCTAATATTCTGTAAGTGGCATCACTGCCAGGGAAAGATTCTAGCTTGCCAGGTTCTTCTCCACAGTTTTTACCCTGAGGATTGTCAGTAAGAGCTTGTGCTTGATTTTTATTATATACATATCCCTGTACAGGAGTAGAACCACCTccataatttttcttccagtatttttctctttcttcagacATTTCCTTTTTGTCAGAAAAACTGTTTGTACTATTTATTCTTCTGCATTCTAAAgatctttcttctgttttcaactcttgtctctttttttctggaagaattTCTGGAAATTCCAGAAATAGCCAATTGCGATCCTtgaaaaagttgtttttatgGGTCTTGTAAAATTCATTCCAATATTTACTGGCTTCTCTCTcatatttatctgaaattaaaacagaacaaaaccttGGTGAATATGAGCTTAGCTACAAAATACCCTAGAGCAACACAGAATTTGGATCTCATATATACAGTTTAAAAATCCACAGTTCCacattatatatttaaattaaaacatatgGATTTTGGATTTACCTTAATCTGTGCTCAAAATAACTCCCATGAAGGTTTAATTAGATTTTATGTCACTTAGGAAGGCACAGACAAGCtttctgcataatttttttaaaatgtagtgaCATAATAGAACAGCATCGCCAAAACATGCAATCTGAAGATTCGCAGACAAGCTTTCATGTCTCACATTATAAAAGCAATGCATCTTTTCAATTATTTAAGAAACACTAAATTGAAATTACTTTCGTGCTTTATGAAATTCTACGATCAATTGCAAATTTCTTGGTATCTCATCATCTcttaaaaaaacacagcaatTAGCAATCCAGTTCTGTGAACAGGAGTGATAAATGCTACTGCATAGCACATAGACAGTAATTCATGCTTAACCATTCAACAATACAGTCAGAAGGAACATACTGGCTTTCCTACTTTCAAAGGGTCTTACAATAGACCTTTGTGTTAACTTTTAATTCACAAAAGATTCTAACTGAATATTAGAATGTCAAAGAATAGGACTGGAAGAGATTTCACCCCGTCAGGGAATTCATATCCCTTTTCCACAAAGATCTGTCCAATTTATTCTTAACATATCACCTTTCATACAGGTTTGACAACTTCCTTCAGTAATACATTACATCCCTAACTTTCAATACAGTTAGAAATCTTTTCCACTACCTACCTAAATTTTCTGTATTACAATTAGGTCCAGCAATTCTTGTCCCATTAACCAAGCAACTAAGGCAAAGATTACTCACTTTTCACAACACCTATTTACATGTTTGAAGATCTTCACTATGTCTCCCATTAAATAATCTCTTTTCTAGATTGTCTAAACCTAACTCTCTTCATTTTTCAATATAAGTCATGACTTTTAGACTTTAggtaattttttcttctctagatTCTCTCCAATTGATTTACTACTTCTCAGTGCTGTATTCTGGTAAAGGCATTATCAATGCAGAGCAAAAGGAGTATTTTATGAGGCTCTGAGGCTGTAATCCTGTTTATAACTCCCAGCTTGCCATTTTGCAACAGCATGACACTGCTGATTCAGCTGGTGATTCACCACAACCCTCACATCATCTTCTGCAAAATGACTACCTAGCCAATTGTTCCAGAGCTTAGTATTTTTTCAAGGAATTATTTCGAAGCACAGtattctgcatttatttttagcaaattTATATATTTCGGATTCTTTTTTCACCCTGTTTGTCCAGATCTTTCTGAATCTTAATCCTGTCCTTCACCATACTTGAAACATCTCTTCACTTAATTGCATCTTCAAGTCTCTGATTTCCTGAGGTCTCTAATGAAAATACCAaacagaactggacacagaatAAAACACtcctcacccagcacagccttctGTTCTGAAAGGATCTCTCCAGGCATTCACTCACCCCAAAGCAGTTTCATTAGCTTTCGCTTGCCTAACTTGCTTATGAAAATGTCAAGTAAAGGCAGTCAGAAGCCTGACTAAGGATAAACTTCAGGACGTCTGCTGTTTTTCCCTTATCCCCAGGGCTTGTAACCTTCTCCAAGAAGGAAATTAGCTTGATTTTACATGATTTattcttgaaaaaatatttattggcCAGTATTCATCTCCTTTGTTCTTTCAAATCCAGTGTCTGCAAGGTCTGGATGTACTCTTCCAGTATTTTTCCAGGAACTGAAACTAATTATCtgactcttctttttttcccacctcccttctttaaaaaagtaaatattctcttttctgctttttccagtCATCCATGTAGTCTATGGATGTACTTTGTAACCTGTTTTTTCTCAGTTGAAGAACAAGATCTTTCCTCCTCTCACCAGCACTAATTGTGCTAGCCACTGGACTGGAGCTAACCCTTTCAAAGGCAGGCTGATAAAAAGATAAGAATTACAGCTTTTTCAATGTCTCTTTTGTTGATGGTTTTCCCTTCCATACCCCTCCTAAGTAccaaactaaatattttttacttgttttttcccctcctcattGTCAAAGCATTTACAAAACTCTTGTTAAGTGTGCATCAtataatgtgttttcttttttatttcctccccaTTCACACTGACCCATTAATTCTTCCAGTAAAAAATGCACAGAGTAAATATACGGTCCATTTCTCCAACCACTCTCATTTAAATCTTAATATATTATTTCCTAAAAATTATCATTAGAGGCACAGACAGGCCGTGGGAAGTGGGAAGGAGGTGGCAGAATGTCTTGTCCTAGAAATCTgcataatgttttaaaattactctTTAATACATCCAATTGTATTATTAAAGGACAAGACTCAGCCATGCAGAGCAATTATACAGACTTGTTTTATATGTTCAGAGTTGACTGAAATTTTATATATCAGATTTCAACAATCTAAGTTGCATATTCATAGATTGCTGTTTCAgtataaaaaccaaaaccccttcTAGTCAAAAGGTTCTCAAATCATTATCATCCCTTGTTATAGCCACTACTTTTTACAAGTCTGCTCAGAACCCTTGTACTTAAATTCACATCAAATTTTCCAGATTTCAGAAATGAAGGAAAGCAACAGTGAAAGTCACTCTTTTAAACTGTATTAGGATGGAATTACACAGGTTCAATTGAAACAACACTTTACTTTGCATTGTTTCACTGGTCACTCCTGCACCACTGTGTAATAACCACGTATGCAGTATTATTATTggatttttgcttcattttgtaTATTTGGGTAGCCTACCTACTAAATTTTTCCAAAGCATGTGAAAATGATGAAACTAAAAAACATACAAACttccaagacaaaaaaaaaatcccttgtcAATCGAGTTTTCTCCTTAATATAATCTTCCAACACTAGCAAGCATGCCTAAGAAGAAACCACACATGCTAATAAGTAAATCAACTTCCTAAAAGTAGTATCATGAATTCACTCAATTTAACCTCTCTTGCCTCAAAAAGGCTCACCAGAACTATTCTATTTTCGTGATATAATAGTATTGTTGAAATCAGTcttgtctttttccctttaCTGTAGTTTTCAAGGCCCCAAAATAACCTGCTTGTTAGCTTCAGTCTAGTTCATTGTGTACACAAATAGGCCAAAATGTACTTCCAATTGCAGAACGAAGCTGAAGCTTTCTGAAGGAACACTATCAGCAGCGCTTACCTATTCAAGTTCTAAACAGAGGGGTATTCATAGGAAATGTCCTTGGATTCTTGTATTTCTTGGCAATAGACAAATGCCTGATTATTCCATTTCTCACCAGCACAAACCAAGTTCTAATTGATTGTAGATGAAGAATTAAAGGTTCCACGAGCTATATAGTCACACAGCTTACTTTTCAATTATGAGCTCTTTTTCAACTTTTTATAtaaaccaaaggaaaatattagatgtaatttttgaaaaacaaacattgtaCTTTATCTAAAGAATGTGAGTGGTAACAGGAAAAGGCAGGTTGACAATCCCAGAGCATTCAAAATGGTGAAGGGCACACAGTCCAAGGCACATTCTCTGGTAATTCAAACAAACTCCAACATGTGCTGAATTTCCATCAATGAAACTGAGCACAGGATCATAATGACACCATCTAACATGACAGATTCAAGACACATTAAGTAAACTGAGGCCCAGGATACCCAAGTTATTGCTTCCATAATATCTTTCTAACAAAGCAACTAATCAAGAATCCAGtcttatgtatgtatgtatggccaaacttcaccATTGAAGatctgggcagggctctccccacgtgggtgtgcccttccagcctggccccactgtttaagtcctaaggtccatctgccatggccgagtgagcttggacagtgacagtgaagtcctcgggactgtcacagcccccggtactgaccggggctgaccctgctgaacatccgagatctgatgggatgggatggcagggaggcattgaactgccaggggcAGTCCGTAGTGAGACTCAAATtcatgaccttgggattcagagtctggagtgctctccattacaccacaggaccacccttCTATGCACTATTAAATGGATACTTCAGCTTTAGCACACATAACCATCCTGGAATTTAGTCTATGCTTTAGTTTGCCAGTTTGAACCTAGAgatatttttctgcaaaaacTCAGCACACACAAAACTGCCCTTCTGAAGACAGGTATGAAATTCCTTAATCATTTACAGGGCAGACTGGAACACCTTCCACACAAAGTGAACATCCTGCTTCCTGAAGCACTctcagctcagcctggcagagACAGCAAGGTGGGACTAGCTGGGACCAGTGCAACTTTGATGGCATTTAACTGGAATATGGTGCAAAGCACAAACATAAGCTCTCTAAAGAGTTCACAAAtcattaaaaagcatttaaatacaGTACATGGGAACTTTCATCCCCAGCACCCTAGCTGGATGCAAATTCATCCCTTTGATTCTCTGAAAGTCCGATGTAGTAGGAGTCTTATTCTGAAGAACTGCGAAAGGAGTCAGAACAACCATACCTATTGCTCCCAACAACTACAAATTTTTCAAATAAGTAACTGAATTGCTAGAAAAACACACTTTGACCTCCTTTAAGGCAATaaagggaaaaacccaaaacaaactaaaaaattTAGACAAGAGAATGTACAAATGAGAAGTGTTCCTGGAttctaaagtaattttaaatgttttaataaatatcattaaaataagaatttttatgCCATTAGGAATTTGTTACCTTGGTCTTCCCATTGAACTTTCACAAATGagttctctgctgctttttgcttGGCACTCTCCTCTTCTTCTTGTGACCACTGCACGTGGTCCCTGCAAGACAGttgaagaatcagctttttAACAGGattttcaataatattttttcccaggaaaaacaGTCACAAATTAGCTACACTGTCTcaaatacaacttttttttgAGTGTAGCAAATGATCACAAGGAGATTGATAGTTAAAACCCAAGTTTCAGTGTATGatacataaaaattaattactagGTAGGTAAAACTCAGGTGATTGAGAAACAACTCCCAACTGCAAAGAGACTGTAGTatgcattttttcttaataatagGACTAATATGTATCTTATAAATTGAATGTGTTTATAGGAATGCATTTTGAGTGTCCCTTAGAACTGTGTTTAGTTAAATGTACTAACAGACCTACCAACAAACACCCTAATGCAAGAAACTTCTCACATTACCAGTGTTTATGATGAAGAACTAAGGTCATTTAGCAAAGAAATCAGCTGTTCCTGAAACAGAGAGCAGAATCCACCTACTCAAGTGGAACCAGTGGAATTGATGAacaggattttatttatttgggtaATAGAGACAGGTAACACTTGGAAAAAGGAATGAGACATTCATAAGAAAAGACAAGCAATGCTAAAATGGTTCCAAAGTCTATACCCTCTATATTTGTGTAAAGTGGTTAACTAAATGTGATGTTAATCCATTAAATGGTCACAGAACCAAGCCCAGATCTGACACTGATGACTAAAATGCCTTCCCTGCAGATTTTGTGTTTGGATCAGGCCACAATGTAGAGTGCCCAAAAATGTGCTGCTGGCCATTTTTAAAAGCCAATCAGCTATCCCTCCAAATCATCCAGTCTGAACAGATTAAAGTAGATAATACAATTCAAGTAATCTATTAGATCCTAATCCTACTGAAATCAACTAACTGAAAGCCTATGACTAAAATTCCATTGGTTACTATGGGAAAAGAGACAAGGTGCCAACTTGAAAACAGTTGATTTTCTTGAAAAGCTAACGAGCATCTTCCTGTTCTGTACTTGGTGACATATAGGTAACTTAATTCTTAGACCTTTACCGTTCCTCTTTTGTTACTTGTGGGAGAGCAATTGGTatgtatttttctgcttgtCTCAGACTTGATTTCCACACCTctactgaaatatttctcattCTTGTCCCCAGCAGGTtgcccctgcccttcctgcaTTTGTTCATATACCAAATGTTCCTGTGCAGTGTCACGGCTCTGACAGACCTGCTGCAGTAGAATAAGCTGAATGACCAAAGCAGTACTAGGCAGCCATTCTCTTGGAAAGACTGCTATCACCGTTTTTGATCCTGCCTATTCCAGCCAGCTGAAACCAAGGACAATTCAGAGGGCAATAATACACAGGCAACGCTTCTGGGAGATGACTTGCTGTGGTATAATCTTTAGCTGACCAATTTCAATCAAATACTGTATGCCTGTCAGAGCCCTTAAGGGCTTTACACACAGTACTATAACAGTACTATAGGTGCCTGAAACCCTCCATCTTCAACaacaacatttttcttcccttttagcCTTCCTTGGAAATTCATAAAGCTGAAGAAAGATAGTTTGGCTCTTTCCTAGAAATTTCTATATGGTACATCTGAAACAACATGACAAAATCTACAAAAGAGGGGACACAGCATAGTTCTTATGCAAACTATTTATATAGTTTGTATGTTTCAAATAAGGCAATACAAGCTGGCAGGAGAATCCCTAAGCACAGAAGTGTTTAAATACGAAAGAGTTTTAAGCTGAACACTGACAGTAGCAAAGCAAGCTATCCATTTTAACCACACCAGGAGCTGTTAACATGAGTAGGTCTGATATGAGCTCAAACAATGCTGCTTTCAGTTCGGCTTATTCAACTTAGTCCTTTTCCACTAACTTGTTTGCTAACATAGGGTTTAATTATCTCTGTGATAATGTGAAAACTATGCCAATTACTAACCTGAATGGAAGCAGGCATTTTTTGCTCCAATGTTTGGCATCATTCATTACTTCTCTCTCAAAATGACATAAAAGCACCCAGCAAATATCTAAAGCATTAGTTCCCAAATTTAATTTGCTCAACAATGCTAGCAGCTCTTGGCTCTCTGCCAattcacacacagacaaaaaagaATACCAAAGTATGAAGTACCAAACATGACGATGAGTGGAAAACAAAGGGACATCATACATCAATGTTAGAGAAGATGAATACCTTATGCTCACCCTGCATAATCTACTTAGCACTACCACTCATCCTAATCCCTCTTACCTCCCTAGTGAGAACCAGTGAAACCCACAGTTCAGTGAGGCTCAGATCCAAAGACCTACCCCCACTTCATAATTTGGTTCTTGATTTAGATCATCACAACTTCCGTGCACCTCTGCTTCAACTCAGTTTCACCTGTTTTCCCTTCTGAGCCTCATGGATTCATCTGCAGATCCATTTTCTGAACAACACTGTTTCTTTCACTCCCATTTTCACAATCCTTCCCAACCACCCGCATCATAGTTTGAAAACTCTCAACAGACTGTCACCAAAGGCTAGAAGGAAAAATTGAAGCTACACATGGCCAGTTTTTcggaaaaaatttaaaacaaaacaaatcaaaacaaaaagccccacaaacaaaaaaaccccacagacaaatattaatttcattGAGATACAATGTTACAGAAAAAGGGCAGcctttttcttaatatctttTCCTACCTTGACTACATAGCCTACATTTGAATAAACATTCACACAAGTAAAGGATTTTTCCACCTAGCATGAAGCACTAAGCCTGGAATAAGCTAAAGAACTACACTGCATATAGATTTATGAAACAAGAGATAAACTTCACACTCTTAACACAATAATCAGCCAAGGAATGTACAGAAGTATAGTTAACTCCAACTTTGGCCTTAAAGGGCCATGGCTTGCGGACCCTTAGTTTAGAAAACACCAACAGGTGACAGATTTAGTTAACTAATGAGTTAAGCCCAAATTTAGAGACTAAAATGAGTAACAAAGACACTAGTTTGTTAACCAGAAGACAAAATTTTCTGTGTCATATTCTTAAGACCTTTTTATTCATCAGAATTagagaatattttgaaataatttaggttaaaaagcaaaatggacCAATATCAAATAACATGTACTACtaagaagaaaagtaatttaaaaaaacaaaacagcaagtcgaaatttcatttcagaataaaaGCTCATCCAGTAACTTCTCTGACAGCAGAGGACACCTCTGAGGAAACTATAAGAACTGTAGATTACTTCAATGACATGAGCTTAACGCCTGAAACTTGTCATCAGTTACTTCTATATTACGTTATGCATTCATTATTATtagccacatccagtctctttgTCTAATTTTGCTAAATCCTTGCT comes from the Pithys albifrons albifrons isolate INPA30051 chromosome 8, PitAlb_v1, whole genome shotgun sequence genome and includes:
- the METTL8 gene encoding tRNA N(3)-cytidine methyltransferase METTL8, mitochondrial isoform X8, whose amino-acid sequence is MSLNKMNFITRLSALRLRKSKLQHRHQSNRRPAVPLGSRILTDPSKVFEHNMWDHVQWSQEEEESAKQKAAENSFVKVQWEDQDKYEREASKYWNEFYKTHKNNFFKDRNWLFLEFPEILPEKKRQELKTEERSLECRRINSTNSFSDKKEMSEEREKYWKKNYGGGSTPVQGYVYNKNQAQALTDNPQGKNCGEEPGKLESFPGSDATYRILEVGCGAGNSVFPILKVLCNTPGTFLYCCDFASGAVELVKSHSSYNSAWCSAFVHDVCDDALPYPFPDEILDVILLVFVLSSIHPDRFICHGRASLDSDSEVLRTRTYSPRYSQEGSHPSTKRD